In the genome of Candidatus Eisenbacteria bacterium, one region contains:
- a CDS encoding DoxX family membrane protein, with protein MKMHRFFVWIGRLLLAGIFILAAVGKLADPQAFAKALYNYRMLPEPLIPFLAIGLPVLEAIASIALFIKPLQKGASLIFLGLLIVFIIAIASAWARGLDVDCGCFGEGSSHVGPLLILRNIGLSILAIWSYLRSRSTTSGAA; from the coding sequence GTGAAGATGCATCGATTTTTCGTCTGGATCGGCCGTCTTTTGCTGGCCGGAATCTTTATTTTGGCGGCGGTTGGAAAGCTCGCCGACCCCCAAGCCTTTGCCAAGGCCCTCTATAATTACCGAATGCTTCCGGAGCCGTTGATTCCCTTCCTTGCGATCGGCCTCCCCGTACTGGAGGCGATTGCATCCATTGCCCTCTTCATCAAACCGCTTCAAAAGGGGGCCTCCCTGATTTTTCTGGGCCTACTGATCGTCTTTATTATCGCCATCGCTTCGGCTTGGGCCCGGGGTCTGGATGTCGATTGCGGGTGTTTTGGGGAGGGATCATCGCATGTCGGTCCCCTCCTGATTCTGAGGAATATCGGTCTTTCGATCCTTGCGATCTGGTCCTATCTTCGATCCAGATCCACCACATCAGGCGCCGCATGA
- a CDS encoding radical SAM protein translates to MEKFRTKSRAHRIRRYLGAALGKPLTGPQTVSLETTHHCNLQCSFCESHGHLQKLPITATRTYRDNNSMMDLATIQRLTGELAAAGVDIVELSGKGDPIAHPDLTEIVKSIGQAGLIGALVTNGTLAKPDLPAAIVQNGLSRLTLSINAGSREIFQKSSRKDLWDNMVRFLDLVLKERDRLQTPYPWIILSHVITRENICDFGAMVQFAADHRVNEITFLVMSELPGTRELQLNADDEKMFRSHRAEWESIFRAAGVTHNLQRFQQELTTRLAPQQTMQDNPLQRKIPCYEGWTFCVIGPDGAVVPCCYCEEEILGNIHDNTFSEIWYGALYKKFRENSLGLPKTQHPICMECFTTCNAAMENCRVHNLTHTWRKVSPETP, encoded by the coding sequence ATGGAAAAATTCAGAACAAAGAGCAGGGCTCATCGCATCCGCCGCTATCTCGGCGCCGCGCTTGGGAAACCCCTCACGGGACCGCAAACGGTCAGCCTGGAGACGACACACCACTGCAACCTTCAGTGCTCCTTCTGTGAATCGCATGGACATCTGCAGAAACTCCCGATTACCGCCACCCGCACGTACCGCGACAATAACTCCATGATGGATTTGGCCACGATTCAGCGGCTCACCGGCGAGCTTGCCGCAGCCGGCGTCGATATTGTTGAATTGTCCGGCAAAGGGGATCCCATCGCCCATCCCGACCTGACGGAAATCGTCAAGTCGATCGGCCAGGCCGGCTTGATCGGTGCGCTGGTGACGAACGGCACCCTGGCGAAACCTGATCTCCCGGCCGCTATTGTACAAAACGGCCTCTCGCGGCTGACCCTTTCCATCAACGCGGGCAGCCGGGAGATTTTCCAGAAAAGCAGCCGCAAGGATCTTTGGGATAATATGGTCCGCTTCCTCGACCTCGTGCTCAAGGAGCGGGACCGCCTGCAGACGCCCTACCCCTGGATCATATTGAGCCACGTCATCACACGGGAAAATATCTGTGACTTCGGCGCCATGGTCCAATTTGCCGCCGACCATCGCGTCAACGAGATCACCTTCCTTGTAATGAGCGAGTTGCCGGGGACCCGGGAGCTTCAATTAAACGCGGACGACGAAAAGATGTTTCGGTCGCATCGCGCGGAATGGGAATCGATTTTCAGAGCCGCCGGCGTGACCCATAACCTCCAGCGTTTTCAGCAGGAGTTGACGACGCGGCTCGCCCCTCAGCAGACAATGCAGGACAATCCCCTGCAAAGAAAAATCCCATGCTATGAAGGATGGACTTTCTGCGTCATAGGCCCTGACGGCGCTGTTGTTCCGTGTTGCTATTGCGAAGAAGAGATCCTGGGGAATATTCACGATAATACCTTTTCAGAAATCTGGTACGGAGCCTTGTACAAAAAATTCCGCGAAAACTCCCTCGGGTTGCCCAAAACCCAGCATCCGATTT
- a CDS encoding rhodanese-like domain-containing protein encodes MHLNLRRGFLELFVLVILTIVASYFLQRMRAEPLPTRIPSEAWTIESSAVWVSPSRAVDLYNKGNLLFVDIREEESFREGHIPGAINLPVSRLRELYDTFLPWAQGQRLCLYGEVENAADLDEALLELEDLGHTALTAFPYGWDAWVHHGGKIESGADGVLEPAWEEYEGDESEEYGGDESEEDAEEAR; translated from the coding sequence ATGCACTTGAACCTCCGGCGGGGTTTCCTGGAGCTGTTCGTCCTGGTTATCCTCACTATTGTGGCTTCCTACTTTCTGCAACGGATGCGCGCCGAGCCGCTGCCCACCCGGATTCCTTCTGAGGCATGGACCATCGAGTCCAGCGCCGTATGGGTGTCGCCTTCCCGCGCCGTTGATTTGTACAACAAGGGCAATCTTCTCTTCGTCGACATTCGTGAAGAAGAATCTTTCCGTGAGGGCCATATTCCGGGGGCGATCAATCTGCCGGTTTCAAGACTGCGTGAACTTTATGACACCTTCCTCCCCTGGGCTCAGGGACAGCGCCTCTGTCTCTATGGAGAGGTCGAAAACGCCGCGGATCTCGATGAGGCTCTCTTGGAGCTGGAGGATCTCGGCCATACCGCTCTGACTGCGTTCCCGTATGGCTGGGATGCCTGGGTGCATCACGGCGGAAAGATCGAGTCGGGGGCGGATGGTGTCCTCGAACCGGCTTGGGAGGAGTATGAGGGGGATGAGTCGGAAGAGTATGGGGGGGATGAGTCGGAAGAGGATGCGGAGGAAGCCCGGTGA